One genomic region from Reichenbachiella ulvae encodes:
- a CDS encoding uridine kinase family protein, which translates to MSDSNSPYVVGICGGTASGKTKLLSDLQNSFEPDQISVLSLDNYYRDIEEQYVDEGGVEDFDRPSSIDLLAFAEDLKKLKNGESVRRKEYTFNNPDAEIKYVETKAAPIIIVEGIFIFHEAEIRNQIDLKVFVETQIHLAMKRRIKRDAIERNYDLDDVLYRFEHHVMPAYQQYIEPYKTMVDLIVPNNGSNFDTAKNVIQSFLRTRLK; encoded by the coding sequence TTGAGCGATTCTAACTCTCCATACGTGGTAGGTATCTGTGGCGGAACAGCCTCAGGCAAAACCAAATTACTCTCAGACCTGCAAAACTCTTTCGAGCCAGACCAGATCAGCGTGCTGTCGCTGGACAATTACTACCGGGATATCGAGGAACAATACGTGGACGAAGGAGGAGTGGAAGATTTTGATCGTCCCAGCTCGATCGACCTTCTGGCCTTTGCAGAGGATCTGAAAAAGCTGAAAAATGGAGAGAGCGTCCGTCGCAAAGAATACACATTCAACAATCCTGATGCGGAGATCAAATACGTCGAAACGAAAGCAGCCCCCATTATCATTGTAGAGGGGATTTTCATCTTTCATGAGGCGGAAATCAGAAACCAAATCGATCTGAAGGTATTTGTAGAGACCCAAATACATCTGGCCATGAAACGTCGCATCAAGCGAGATGCCATCGAACGCAATTATGACCTGGATGATGTCTTATACCGCTTTGAGCATCATGTCATGCCTGCCTATCAGCAGTACATCGAGCCTTACAAAACCATGGTCGACCTGATCGTGCCCAACAATGGCAGCAACTTTGATACGGCCAAAAACGTGATCCAGAGTTTCTTGAGAACCCGACTGAAATGA
- a CDS encoding glycosyltransferase family protein, with the protein MKILYAIQGTGNGHLSRALDVIPALSRRVTVDVLISGIQADLKLPFPVKYRYEGLSFIFGKNGGVDIIETFRKAHTRKLLSEIKSCPVEEYDLVINDFEPISAWACRIKGIKCIALSHQSALRSKLVPKPKHRDWFGSWILKNYAPAHEYYSFHFRKYDNQIFTPIIRNDIRNQEISDEGHYTVYLPAYGDKKLIKHLNKIKNAKWEVFSKHTLKSYHKGNVHIQPIDGVSFVQSMAGSAGVLCGAGFETPAEALYLGKKLMVIPMKRQYEQHFNAESLKELGVPIMPKLGKKRIADLQKWVDDGRVVPVYFPEQTQFIIDKVLQEYISAPEKEVKKAPLFSLPKLKIQH; encoded by the coding sequence ATGAAAATACTATACGCGATACAAGGTACTGGCAATGGCCACCTGAGCCGAGCACTGGATGTGATCCCCGCCCTGTCCCGAAGAGTGACTGTGGATGTCCTGATCAGTGGCATACAGGCCGACCTCAAACTTCCCTTTCCAGTCAAATACCGATACGAAGGCCTCAGCTTTATCTTCGGCAAAAACGGTGGAGTTGATATCATTGAGACTTTCCGCAAAGCCCATACAAGAAAACTCCTTTCAGAGATCAAATCCTGCCCGGTAGAAGAATACGATCTCGTGATCAACGATTTTGAACCCATATCCGCCTGGGCCTGCCGCATCAAAGGCATCAAATGTATCGCGCTCAGTCACCAAAGTGCCTTGAGATCGAAGCTCGTTCCCAAACCCAAACACCGAGACTGGTTTGGCTCCTGGATCTTGAAAAACTATGCCCCCGCGCACGAATACTACAGCTTTCATTTTCGCAAATACGACAATCAAATATTCACTCCCATCATCCGCAATGACATCCGAAATCAGGAAATCAGCGACGAAGGACACTACACGGTTTATCTTCCAGCCTATGGTGACAAAAAGCTGATCAAACACCTGAATAAGATCAAGAATGCGAAATGGGAGGTCTTCTCCAAGCATACCCTAAAAAGCTATCACAAGGGCAATGTGCATATCCAACCCATCGATGGGGTCAGTTTTGTTCAGAGTATGGCTGGTAGTGCAGGAGTGCTCTGTGGTGCGGGGTTCGAGACACCCGCCGAAGCACTTTACCTCGGCAAAAAACTGATGGTAATACCCATGAAGCGCCAATACGAACAGCACTTCAATGCAGAAAGTTTGAAAGAACTAGGCGTACCCATCATGCCCAAGTTGGGCAAAAAACGAATAGCTGATTTACAAAAATGGGTAGACGATGGCAGGGTGGTTCCTGTTTACTTTCCTGAGCAAACCCAGTTTATCATCGACAAGGTGCTGCAAGAGTACATCTCGGCACCCGAAAAGGAGGTCAAGAAAGCTCCCCTATTTTCTCTACCGAAATTGAAGATTCAACATTAA
- a CDS encoding DNA alkylation repair protein, whose translation MSKQKQSLTVPEVMKLLEAQSNAEVREQRASKFGITANDSLGLTIKELKEIARGIEKDNELALGLFETGVYEARMLLPLLFSPKMVTPELMDQWVTQFESWEICDHFCMSFLGQTPYAYAKVSEWIDRESEFERRAGIALMIGYHFGHKKAPNSDFEAFLPLIETYAFDGRNFVKKALSWALRTIGKRNDDLTERAIACCESLLQQDHKSAHWIARDALREFSKPGFKTQRYPREVYG comes from the coding sequence ATGAGCAAGCAAAAACAGTCTCTCACCGTCCCTGAGGTGATGAAGCTACTAGAAGCCCAATCCAACGCTGAAGTCAGGGAGCAGCGCGCCAGTAAGTTTGGCATCACAGCCAATGATTCACTGGGACTGACCATAAAGGAGTTGAAAGAGATAGCCCGAGGAATCGAAAAGGACAATGAACTGGCACTTGGGTTATTCGAGACGGGTGTCTACGAAGCTCGAATGCTGTTGCCCCTATTGTTTAGCCCTAAAATGGTGACGCCAGAATTGATGGACCAATGGGTGACGCAGTTTGAATCCTGGGAGATCTGTGATCACTTTTGCATGAGTTTTTTGGGACAGACGCCCTATGCCTATGCGAAGGTTTCCGAATGGATTGATCGTGAAAGTGAGTTCGAAAGACGTGCAGGTATAGCGCTGATGATAGGCTATCATTTCGGTCATAAGAAAGCGCCTAATTCGGATTTTGAAGCCTTCCTTCCTTTGATCGAAACGTATGCCTTTGATGGACGCAATTTCGTCAAGAAGGCCTTAAGTTGGGCGCTGAGAACCATAGGCAAGCGCAACGATGACTTAACCGAACGAGCCATTGCCTGTTGTGAATCTCTCCTCCAGCAGGACCACAAGTCTGCCCATTGGATCGCCAGGGATGCCCTCAGAGAGTTTAGCAAGCCAGGCTTCAAAACACAGCGCTATCCAAGGGAGGTGTATGGGTGA
- a CDS encoding PspC domain-containing protein has product MTRILKKSQDKVFGGVLGGIADYLGWDYTLVRLAYVLMTIMSIGFPGVIIYLVLWFIMPE; this is encoded by the coding sequence ATGACACGAATATTGAAAAAATCACAGGACAAAGTTTTTGGAGGGGTATTGGGCGGTATTGCTGATTACCTGGGATGGGACTATACATTGGTACGTTTGGCATATGTGCTAATGACCATCATGTCGATTGGTTTCCCAGGGGTGATTATCTATCTCGTGCTTTGGTTTATCATGCCGGAGTAA
- a CDS encoding UDP-2,3-diacylglucosamine diphosphatase: MKNKRNVDILVLSDIHLGTYGCRAKELLAYLKSIAPQKVILNGDIIDIWQFSKRYWPKSHMKVVSQIFKWISKGIPVTYITGNHDEMLRKFEGFSVGSFELQNKLVLELKGEKAWVFHGDVFDVTMQHSRWVAKLGAIGYDSLIWINQVVNFVSEFIGQGRISLSKKVKNSVKSAVKFINQFEQTATEIAADNDFKYVICGHIHHPEMREYVTEKGTVMYLNSGDWIENLTALEYSEGEWSVFQFRDEDFPELGHKKKDELEMDLEELADLSQKSPKELYGKMLQEMLKN; this comes from the coding sequence ATGAAAAACAAAAGAAACGTAGACATACTGGTGCTCTCCGATATCCATCTGGGCACCTATGGGTGTCGAGCCAAAGAACTCCTGGCCTACCTCAAGAGCATCGCACCTCAAAAGGTGATCCTCAATGGAGACATCATCGACATCTGGCAATTTAGCAAGCGCTACTGGCCCAAAAGCCACATGAAAGTGGTGAGCCAGATATTCAAATGGATCTCAAAAGGCATCCCTGTCACCTACATCACGGGTAACCATGACGAGATGCTCAGAAAGTTTGAAGGCTTCTCGGTGGGATCTTTCGAGCTACAGAACAAACTGGTATTGGAGCTGAAGGGCGAAAAAGCCTGGGTATTTCATGGGGACGTATTTGATGTGACCATGCAGCACTCGCGCTGGGTGGCCAAACTGGGCGCCATTGGGTACGATTCGCTGATCTGGATCAACCAGGTGGTCAACTTCGTTTCGGAGTTCATCGGTCAGGGTAGGATTTCGCTATCCAAAAAAGTAAAGAACAGCGTGAAAAGCGCCGTGAAATTCATCAATCAATTCGAACAAACTGCCACGGAGATCGCGGCAGACAATGATTTCAAATATGTAATCTGCGGTCATATCCACCACCCTGAAATGCGGGAATATGTAACCGAAAAAGGTACGGTGATGTACCTCAACTCTGGCGACTGGATCGAAAACCTAACTGCCCTGGAATATAGCGAAGGAGAATGGAGCGTCTTTCAGTTCAGAGACGAGGACTTCCCAGAATTGGGCCATAAGAAAAAAGACGAGCTAGAAATGGATCTCGAAGAGCTGGCAGACCTCTCCCAAAAGTCCCCAAAGGAACTCTATGGAAAGATGCTGCAAGAAATGCTGAAAAACTAA
- a CDS encoding DUF3667 domain-containing protein, translated as MNCPNCNQVIEQKYCSNCGQPAQLPRIDFQYIKREIASVLSLDKGILLTIRELILRPGENIRSFLQEDRNRLVKPVIFLILCSLVYSIAQGILKFEDGYINVHSDESTSSVMMIFNWVQGNYGYANIMMSFLFALWVKLFFRKNNYNFFEILVLMFFVMGIGMLIYAVFGIAENITSLKILHLGGMLGLIYVSWAIGQFFQPHKAIIYVKSFLAYLLGMVSFVITLVSIGILLDWWLQ; from the coding sequence ATGAACTGCCCAAACTGTAATCAAGTCATTGAGCAAAAATATTGCTCTAACTGTGGTCAACCTGCACAACTTCCCAGAATAGATTTTCAATACATCAAAAGAGAAATAGCAAGTGTCTTGAGTCTGGACAAAGGGATATTGTTAACTATCCGAGAACTTATACTCCGTCCTGGTGAAAACATCCGATCATTCTTGCAAGAGGATCGAAACAGACTGGTCAAACCTGTTATTTTCTTGATTCTATGCTCATTGGTCTACTCAATAGCTCAAGGAATCCTCAAGTTTGAAGATGGCTATATCAATGTGCATTCTGATGAAAGCACATCTAGTGTGATGATGATATTTAACTGGGTGCAGGGAAATTACGGTTATGCCAACATTATGATGTCCTTCCTCTTTGCTCTGTGGGTCAAATTATTCTTTCGGAAAAACAATTACAATTTCTTCGAAATATTGGTTCTCATGTTTTTCGTGATGGGCATCGGCATGCTTATCTATGCCGTCTTCGGAATTGCAGAAAATATTACTTCTCTTAAAATCCTTCACCTCGGTGGGATGTTAGGGCTGATATACGTTTCCTGGGCCATCGGCCAGTTTTTCCAACCCCACAAAGCAATCATTTATGTTAAAAGTTTTCTTGCCTATCTCCTTGGGATGGTAAGTTTTGTAATTACTCTAGTTTCAATTGGCATCTTATTGGATTGGTGGCTTCAGTAG
- a CDS encoding GNAT family N-acetyltransferase, with protein MIPNIQKVAKTDYPEIVEVWEASVRATHDFLKEEDIQYFKPLILNTYLDAVELRCVKNEYGNIIGFLGVADGNLEMLFIHPDFRGKAIGKGLLNYSVDHLNVSKVDVNEQNQQAIGFYLHSGFESVDRSELDATGKPYPILHMELKSKN; from the coding sequence ATGATCCCCAATATCCAAAAAGTGGCAAAGACCGACTATCCCGAAATAGTCGAGGTTTGGGAAGCTTCTGTCCGAGCCACACATGACTTCCTGAAGGAAGAAGACATCCAATATTTCAAGCCATTGATCCTGAACACCTACCTGGATGCCGTTGAACTGCGCTGTGTAAAAAATGAATATGGCAACATCATCGGCTTTTTGGGTGTAGCGGATGGCAATTTGGAGATGCTCTTCATTCACCCCGACTTCAGAGGAAAAGCCATCGGCAAAGGGCTATTGAACTACAGTGTCGATCATCTGAATGTAAGCAAAGTGGATGTCAATGAGCAAAACCAACAGGCAATCGGTTTCTACCTTCATTCGGGTTTCGAATCTGTCGATCGCTCCGAACTGGACGCTACGGGCAAGCCCTACCCCATCCTCCACATGGAGTTGAAATCGAAAAATTAA
- a CDS encoding ABC-F family ATP-binding cassette domain-containing protein produces the protein MPPIAVSVEKLSKSYNEKQLFEGITFGIDQGQKVALVGVNGCGKTTLLNIISGKDTQDEGEVSFQRDLKVSYLAQSPDLSGFETVLDSIFDPTHPESRLLGEYWQLVEKDAPTDADQARIEVLVSEIDAINAWDYEFRLKEILGKLGINDLRQKISSMSGGQQKRIALAKALLDQPDFLLLDEPTNHLDLDIIEWLEDYLDTANLSLLMVTHDRYFLDRVCNEIVEIDRGQIHKYNGNYAYYLEKKAEQEEIQQVEKDKAKNLLSKELEWMRRQPKARGTKAKYRVDAFHETKKKAKVDLSKQQMEIKLSGRRQGKKILELKDVAKSWADQPIFSNFSHVFTRGEKVGIVGQNGTGKSTFLNVLTGSVASDAGEIDQGLNTVFGYYHQQTIEEDPGKKVIDVISEIADAIQLEDGSTISASQLLNQFLFPPKAQHDFVAKLSGGEKRRLQLLKVLISNPNFLILDEPTNDLDIVTLNVLEDYLDNFQGCLMIVSHDRCFMDRLVDHLFVFDESATIKDFPGNYTDYRTQLEEEKKAQHAQSSAPKTDNTTKVRTEEKRKLSYNEKREFESLESEIEKLNERKAELEEWMNSGEMDHEKLSTWSQELQEVNDSLDEKEMRWLELSELA, from the coding sequence ATGCCTCCAATTGCCGTCTCTGTAGAAAAATTAAGCAAGAGTTATAACGAAAAGCAGCTTTTCGAAGGCATCACTTTCGGAATCGATCAGGGACAGAAGGTGGCCCTGGTCGGAGTAAATGGTTGTGGTAAAACGACTTTGCTCAATATCATTTCTGGCAAGGATACGCAAGACGAAGGGGAGGTTTCCTTTCAGCGGGACTTGAAAGTTTCCTATTTGGCTCAGTCTCCTGATTTGTCGGGTTTCGAAACCGTATTGGATTCGATTTTTGATCCTACACATCCTGAATCCCGACTGCTGGGAGAATACTGGCAATTGGTAGAGAAGGATGCGCCGACGGATGCCGATCAGGCGCGTATCGAGGTGCTGGTGTCTGAAATAGATGCGATCAATGCCTGGGATTACGAATTTCGCCTGAAAGAAATCCTGGGCAAGCTGGGCATCAACGATCTAAGGCAAAAAATCAGCAGCATGTCCGGGGGCCAGCAAAAGCGAATTGCGCTTGCCAAAGCCCTACTTGACCAGCCGGATTTTCTGCTTCTAGATGAGCCGACTAACCATTTGGATCTCGATATCATCGAATGGCTCGAAGATTATCTGGATACCGCCAATCTGTCCTTGCTGATGGTGACGCACGACCGCTATTTTCTGGATCGGGTGTGCAACGAGATCGTAGAGATCGACCGAGGGCAGATTCACAAATACAACGGCAACTATGCCTACTACCTGGAGAAAAAAGCCGAACAGGAAGAAATCCAACAGGTCGAAAAAGACAAAGCCAAAAACTTACTTAGCAAGGAGCTGGAATGGATGCGCCGACAACCAAAGGCGCGTGGTACCAAAGCAAAATATCGTGTAGACGCTTTTCACGAAACGAAAAAGAAGGCGAAGGTAGATCTGAGCAAGCAGCAGATGGAAATCAAGCTGTCGGGCCGTAGACAGGGTAAGAAAATCCTTGAACTCAAGGATGTGGCCAAATCCTGGGCGGATCAACCCATCTTTTCTAATTTCTCCCATGTTTTTACCCGAGGAGAAAAAGTCGGTATCGTCGGACAGAACGGAACGGGAAAGTCTACTTTTTTGAATGTGCTCACCGGTAGTGTAGCCTCAGATGCAGGAGAGATCGATCAGGGACTGAATACGGTCTTTGGCTATTACCATCAGCAGACCATAGAGGAGGATCCGGGCAAAAAGGTGATCGATGTAATATCGGAGATCGCCGATGCGATTCAGCTGGAGGATGGCAGCACGATTTCAGCCTCTCAATTGCTCAACCAATTCCTTTTTCCTCCCAAGGCGCAACATGACTTTGTGGCCAAATTGAGTGGGGGAGAGAAGCGTCGATTGCAGTTGCTCAAGGTCCTTATTTCCAATCCTAATTTCCTGATCCTCGATGAGCCTACCAACGACCTGGACATCGTTACGCTCAATGTGCTGGAGGACTATCTCGACAATTTCCAGGGCTGCCTGATGATTGTGTCTCACGATAGGTGTTTTATGGACAGGCTGGTGGATCATTTGTTCGTGTTTGACGAAAGCGCGACCATTAAGGACTTTCCGGGCAACTATACCGATTACAGAACCCAACTGGAAGAGGAGAAGAAGGCCCAACATGCTCAGAGTAGTGCGCCAAAAACAGACAACACCACCAAGGTGCGAACTGAGGAGAAGCGCAAGTTGAGCTACAACGAAAAAAGAGAGTTTGAATCCCTGGAGTCTGAGATAGAAAAGCTCAACGAGCGAAAGGCTGAACTGGAGGAGTGGATGAACTCGGGCGAAATGGATCATGAAAAGCTATCTACCTGGTCTCAGGAACTGCAGGAAGTCAACGATTCGCTGGACGAAAAAGAGATGCGCTGGCTCGAGCTCTCAGAGTTGGCCTGA